Below is a genomic region from Methanobrevibacter sp..
AAACTTCAATTACTTCATTATGATCATCAGGCAGTTCATAAAATCCGTCGTCATTCAAAGGAACTTGAATATCAGTTTTATCTAACAATACCAATTCCTTTAACCTCATTCCAGAATCAATAAATGTTCTGCAAATTGCATAATCACGTTTATTACCGCTTTGTTCGATTGTATCTAAGAAAAAATTGGATTGTGGCCAAGTTAAAGATATTTTTTCAATTCTTTTTTTTGCAGTTTCAGGATCTTCTGCTTTTACTTCAATAATATCCTTCATTTTGATAGGATCATGTTGAATTTCTTCCTGAACATCTTCTGAGTTGATGAATTCCAAAATATTCATCATATATGTTTTTACTGTGGTTCTTTTGTTTCCACGCTGTTTTAAACAGTATCTACGATAATGTCTTAACTGTTTTTTAATATTTTTATCTGTTAATTCATCTATTCCTTCCTGTTCAAGATATTCGATGAATTTGGATATATTGAATGTCTGTTTTTTTATTGTTTCGCTAGTTAAGTTTTTTACCTCTTGCTTTTCCTCTAAGTATTCATCTAGGTAGTCCGTTAGCTCATCAACTTCTATCATAAGCATTTTGCCTCCTAAATTTCTTTACTCAAACCCTTGATTATACATTGATTTTTTTAATATATAAAGACTTCGTATCTTTTTGCCTTTAACGTATATTATTACATAAAATATACGTTTCTTTTATATATAAAATTTGGATAATTTTGGAGTTTCTAGGGAAATATTGTAAGTGAAGTAATACATATACATCAAGTGGTTTCAAAATGGTGATTTCTTAAATTTTGATTTTGTAATAAAAAGTTTATAAAAGTTAATACAATTTTTTTCGTTGAAGTGATGTGATAAGGTATTTCACATTTACAAAAAAAATATGAATTCTGTAACTTATAAGTTACAGAAATTTTTGTAAGATTATCAACAAAATTATTTTTAAGGAATAATATTTTTTAAAAGTAGGTTTACAACAATTAATAAGTCTATTTCAAACATCCTATTGGAATGACTTTCACACCATCAGGTCGAGTATATGCAAATTTTC
It encodes:
- a CDS encoding tyrosine-type recombinase/integrase yields the protein MIEVDELTDYLDEYLEEKQEVKNLTSETIKKQTFNISKFIEYLEQEGIDELTDKNIKKQLRHYRRYCLKQRGNKRTTVKTYMMNILEFINSEDVQEEIQHDPIKMKDIIEVKAEDPETAKKRIEKISLTWPQSNFFLDTIEQSGNKRDYAICRTFIDSGMRLKELVLLDKTDIQVPLNDDGFYELPDDHNEVIEVYLRAETTKGELKDRTTFITYDTLESLNEMMDSRIKKLRKKTNGVYKPIIQRNKAKAERTRQELFTNMKGTRIGKRGVQDLIKKHARRCDERIAAEGIDCPIDYSKSVSVHILRHTALSHFAEILTVAEVQSIAGHSNSQTTDKYIHIDREQMKQKLKINNNKFN